A genomic stretch from Desulfurococcaceae archaeon MEX13E-LK6-19 includes:
- a CDS encoding ATP-binding protein, producing the protein MYEDLKKKIEAAENIAREHGVIIGRVSRSAPSSINEEGGIVIFDVDPEVYFTNFEDIARSGGYLAVVDIKSGEIISLRIIEVTREDLLAQLNLPEFTTSLPRPEATGLLTRTRVKAKPLLAYNPENGVVSVAGYVIEPQSPIIKPTRVDTIQKILGLPTQGVFLGYVTIGDQPAFNGLTPLYLPLKAFYQHVLVLGTTGSGKTTLLKNLVSAFTSCYNFECSLLHEKPSIIVMDPNKDYVHLPLKPLWEKTAGINWDLEKKLLENTMKKIRRPKGLVIILPITQHVIDRLITEETTWVKAIRIIADEYFKETYKSVIERVGWRITDYNIEVIDQSSKGSLRYACIEATIDYGNNEKDSIELFIIPYGFRFKYMEPREFIELNPFFTQQAKDALYRILIRLRKEGVIFNTLNELYEAIQQAKILKRERKQATTPVIEPRRNKILELINSFAIHKATLDNIIRQIGSMIDTGFFDIKIPCKETQEKDCYLPEPSIEVILEKHLTDLKGYPIVVDLEYLQENSPGDPTQAISIAAFRILNKIFLWKLIKSRSREISQPVLILMDEAHRFFPSRGAASTEYIEHVSAMIDRIARLGRARRLGIIFSTHSPKDVHDIILQLTNTKIILRMDKSTINVLDIPSEYKDFIIKASDRVGLIRTHALRLGYTTFRTPLPLGGHYDLSAIYVAEKQQ; encoded by the coding sequence ATCTATGAAGATTTAAAGAAGAAGATCGAGGCAGCCGAGAATATAGCAAGAGAACATGGTGTAATAATCGGCAGAGTATCAAGAAGCGCGCCATCAAGTATTAACGAAGAAGGAGGTATAGTAATATTTGATGTGGATCCCGAAGTTTACTTCACTAACTTCGAGGATATCGCCCGTAGTGGTGGATACTTAGCTGTAGTAGATATAAAATCAGGCGAGATCATAAGTCTCCGAATAATAGAGGTCACTAGAGAGGATCTTCTTGCACAACTCAACTTACCAGAATTCACTACAAGTCTTCCAAGACCAGAAGCAACCGGTCTTTTAACACGAACACGCGTCAAAGCAAAACCTCTCTTAGCCTACAATCCTGAGAATGGCGTTGTAAGTGTTGCAGGATATGTTATCGAACCACAGTCACCAATAATTAAGCCTACACGCGTTGATACCATACAGAAGATCTTAGGGCTACCTACTCAAGGAGTTTTCCTAGGATATGTAACCATAGGAGACCAACCGGCATTCAATGGTTTAACCCCACTTTATTTACCGCTAAAAGCTTTTTACCAACACGTCCTTGTCCTTGGAACAACAGGCTCTGGCAAAACTACATTACTTAAAAACCTTGTTTCAGCTTTTACAAGCTGTTATAATTTCGAGTGTAGTTTATTACACGAAAAACCTTCCATAATAGTAATGGATCCCAATAAAGACTATGTTCATTTGCCTCTAAAACCTCTGTGGGAGAAAACTGCCGGAATTAACTGGGACCTCGAAAAGAAACTTCTTGAAAACACCATGAAAAAAATTAGAAGACCAAAAGGATTGGTAATAATATTACCGATAACACAACATGTAATAGACAGGCTAATTACTGAGGAAACGACTTGGGTCAAGGCAATCCGAATCATAGCTGACGAATACTTCAAAGAAACCTATAAGTCCGTTATAGAACGAGTAGGCTGGAGGATAACAGATTACAATATAGAGGTAATAGATCAATCGTCAAAAGGAAGTCTTAGATATGCTTGTATAGAAGCCACCATTGACTACGGTAACAACGAGAAAGACTCAATAGAGTTATTCATAATACCATATGGGTTCAGATTTAAATACATGGAGCCACGAGAATTCATTGAGTTAAACCCGTTCTTTACACAACAAGCCAAAGATGCATTGTATAGGATATTGATTAGATTAAGAAAAGAAGGTGTAATATTCAATACATTAAATGAATTATATGAGGCAATCCAGCAAGCAAAAATTTTGAAGAGAGAAAGAAAACAAGCTACAACACCGGTGATCGAACCACGTAGAAATAAGATCCTTGAGCTCATTAATAGTTTTGCTATCCATAAAGCAACTTTAGATAACATAATAAGACAAATAGGCTCAATGATTGATACAGGATTTTTTGATATAAAGATACCTTGTAAGGAAACTCAGGAGAAAGATTGCTATCTCCCCGAACCAAGTATTGAGGTTATTCTAGAAAAACATTTGACTGATCTAAAAGGATATCCCATTGTTGTTGACCTAGAATATCTACAGGAAAATAGTCCTGGAGACCCAACACAAGCAATCTCGATAGCAGCTTTCAGAATTCTTAACAAGATCTTCTTATGGAAGTTGATTAAATCACGTTCACGAGAAATCTCGCAGCCCGTCCTCATACTTATGGATGAAGCACATAGATTCTTCCCAAGTAGAGGAGCCGCATCAACAGAATATATAGAACATGTATCAGCAATGATTGACAGAATAGCTCGCCTCGGAAGAGCCAGGAGACTAGGTATAATATTCTCCACACATTCACCCAAAGACGTACACGATATAATACTTCAGTTGACAAACACGAAAATAATTCTTAGAATGGATAAAAGTACAATAAATGTACTTGATATACCTAGTGAGTACAAGGACTTCATTATAAAAGCTAGTGACCGCGTAGGACTCATTAGAACGCATGCGCTAAGACTTGGATATACAACATTCCGTACACCCTTACCATTGGGAGGACACTATGATCTATCAGCTATATATGTCGCTGAAAAACAACAATAA
- a CDS encoding DNA double-strand break repair nuclease NurA, whose amino-acid sequence MDLASTIDKYLSLVEEVLSSKIDNVYRDISSRLENPINYVRETEPSSPVFEGNKIIHEVDEGTLYRKNGEWVILGVDGSSRAVDTPYMFLGLATVSIYSRILGEILDHPPLPAKYLLPPMDIPFIAISPDFPLNKVIPDVFLTSPAGVPYDRDYNKALILDELRFTLENTALLHIAQNTNLIRSVLRQEGILVFIDGPVYPVPNLFRQHYNLVTKNLPSRGRLDDYVASWKELLKYRLTAIKALEKQGVPVIGIVKRIESSRLLLSTNNFIELVKQQKLWVGDLGNDQAFIDSILRLMLARKNITQPYRVMYIGPIIVPAEATYLDHYLENVPDKIVYYVLIPLNKYGSEKIMYTLFRVEVTKNSYKLLGEDSLSILAPVFKDSILSGTTLPVSILYADKRSKTLSRSLANIIARDLERRGVPLTYDTIRTIEAYNIGG is encoded by the coding sequence ATGGATCTAGCTAGTACAATAGATAAGTATTTATCATTAGTTGAAGAAGTCCTTTCAAGCAAAATAGATAATGTGTACAGAGATATCTCCTCTCGTCTAGAAAATCCCATAAACTATGTTCGTGAAACCGAGCCCAGTAGCCCTGTTTTCGAGGGCAACAAGATCATTCATGAAGTCGATGAGGGTACCTTATACAGGAAGAACGGAGAATGGGTAATATTGGGTGTTGATGGCAGTAGCCGGGCTGTAGATACGCCATATATGTTTCTAGGACTAGCCACCGTATCTATTTATTCGAGAATTCTAGGAGAAATTCTTGATCACCCTCCTCTTCCAGCTAAATATCTTCTTCCACCCATGGATATTCCTTTTATCGCAATTTCCCCTGATTTTCCATTGAATAAGGTTATCCCCGATGTTTTTCTTACAAGTCCTGCAGGTGTCCCCTATGACCGTGATTACAATAAGGCGCTTATACTAGATGAACTAAGGTTTACTCTTGAAAATACCGCTCTTCTTCATATAGCACAAAACACCAATTTAATAAGAAGTGTTTTAAGGCAAGAAGGAATACTTGTTTTCATCGATGGACCAGTCTATCCCGTCCCAAACCTGTTTAGGCAACACTATAATCTTGTCACCAAAAATTTGCCAAGCCGAGGTAGATTAGATGATTACGTTGCTAGTTGGAAAGAACTTCTAAAATATCGTCTCACCGCTATTAAGGCTCTTGAAAAACAAGGAGTCCCCGTTATAGGCATTGTTAAGAGAATAGAGTCTTCACGTTTACTTTTATCCACAAATAATTTTATTGAACTAGTAAAACAGCAGAAACTATGGGTTGGAGATCTTGGGAACGATCAAGCATTTATAGATTCCATATTAAGACTCATGCTTGCTAGGAAAAATATTACACAACCATATAGAGTAATGTATATAGGTCCTATAATCGTACCTGCCGAAGCAACATACTTAGATCATTATCTAGAGAACGTCCCAGATAAAATAGTATATTATGTTCTCATACCTTTGAACAAGTATGGTAGTGAAAAGATTATGTACACCTTATTTAGAGTTGAAGTAACCAAGAATTCGTATAAGCTTCTAGGTGAAGACTCCCTGTCTATCCTAGCTCCTGTTTTCAAGGATAGCATCTTATCAGGTACTACATTACCTGTCTCGATACTGTATGCTGACAAGAGGTCTAAAACATTAAGCAGGAGTTTAGCAAATATAATAGCTAGGGATCTGGAGAGAAGAGGTGTTCCACTAACTTACGATACAATAAGAACTATAGAGGCATATAATATTGGTGGTTGA
- a CDS encoding DNA double-strand break repair nuclease NurA, whose translation MDISFYEVIIPKLRALANSIKEPGYMKYLEKAKNSWTPLINKTPKPPAIVYGVDGGSRGVDFKGFTIGLATAISVGYVFEGNVYKVLEPMKTAFVGKIIPPVDVNERVNLYREILEGKIAVHSCKNNALVLMDGSISSILVRPRPSPRAKGRYMIIDDVINSIKNNDNDYFKELAACIDKTLSSISDLNETPICSSLMQPSALDRELYDVASVVIEYLEKLYVYGRLLERVINGSCKLIFIAKTSHSREIFESNYPDIFIFEKLTKTPGRSIEVLKRLAEYKDLPISILEEEFAKPLEMFLVAGSLYSYMRLEENGPVLKVEIIGDYMELQHNEADLLDEIYSMLLAISNNGYPHPLRIAHIDSHITYSDVEKILRLLGLDIEVTGREVLE comes from the coding sequence ATGGACATTTCGTTTTATGAAGTAATTATACCGAAATTAAGAGCCCTAGCCAATAGCATCAAGGAACCAGGATATATGAAGTACTTGGAGAAGGCTAAAAACTCGTGGACTCCTCTTATAAATAAAACACCTAAACCTCCAGCTATAGTGTATGGTGTTGACGGTGGCTCAAGAGGAGTTGATTTCAAAGGGTTTACTATAGGTTTGGCTACAGCGATAAGCGTAGGATATGTATTTGAAGGTAACGTCTATAAAGTACTTGAACCCATGAAGACTGCTTTTGTAGGTAAAATCATTCCTCCCGTTGATGTTAACGAGAGAGTTAACTTGTACAGAGAAATACTTGAAGGGAAAATAGCTGTTCATTCATGTAAGAATAATGCCTTAGTATTGATGGATGGCTCTATATCGTCTATACTTGTTAGACCAAGGCCTAGCCCTCGTGCTAAAGGACGCTACATGATCATAGATGACGTGATTAATAGTATTAAAAACAATGACAACGACTATTTTAAGGAGTTAGCAGCATGTATAGACAAAACACTTTCCTCCATAAGCGACCTTAATGAAACACCAATATGTAGCAGCTTAATGCAGCCTAGTGCTTTAGATAGAGAACTATATGATGTGGCTTCTGTTGTTATAGAATACTTGGAGAAACTTTATGTATATGGAAGATTACTAGAACGCGTAATCAACGGCTCTTGTAAATTAATATTTATTGCGAAAACCAGTCATTCAAGAGAAATATTTGAGTCAAATTACCCAGACATATTTATTTTCGAAAAATTAACAAAGACACCTGGTAGATCTATTGAGGTATTGAAGAGACTTGCAGAGTATAAGGATCTTCCCATAAGTATTCTCGAAGAAGAATTTGCAAAACCTCTTGAAATGTTCTTGGTTGCAGGTTCACTATACTCATACATGAGACTCGAGGAAAACGGGCCTGTTCTTAAAGTAGAAATTATTGGCGATTACATGGAATTACAACATAATGAAGCAGATCTACTTGATGAAATATATTCAATGCTTCTAGCGATATCGAACAACGGGTATCCCCATCCTCTCAGAATAGCCCACATAGACTCTCATATAACATATAGTGATGTAGAAAAAATACTTCGGTTACTAGGTTTAGACATAGAGGTTACTGGCAGAGAGGTGCTTGAATGA